One genomic region from Phocoena sinus isolate mPhoSin1 chromosome 3, mPhoSin1.pri, whole genome shotgun sequence encodes:
- the GABRP gene encoding gamma-aminobutyric acid receptor subunit pi isoform X2: MRHSLHLTFMCLSLLTGRMCIQGNQFNIKASRSDKLSLPGFENLTAGYNKFLRPNFGGEPVQIALTLDIASISSISESNMDYTATIYLRQRWTDQRLVFEGNKSFTLDARLVEFLWVPDTYIVESKKSFLHEVTVGNRLIRLFSNGTVLYALRITTTVACNMDLSKYPMDTQTCKLQLESWGYDGNDVEFSWLRGNDSVRGLENLRLAQYTIQQYFTLATRSQQETGNYTRLVLQFELQRNVLYFILETYVPSTFLVVLSWVSFWISLDSVPARTCIGEGKGSGRSQHH; encoded by the exons ATGAGGCACAGTCTCCACTTGACCTTCATGTGTCTGAGTCTCCTCACTGGAAG gatGTGTATCCAGGGGAATCAGTTTAACATCAAGGCCAGCAGAAGTGACAAGCTGTCCCTGCCTGGCTTTGAGAATCTCACAGCAGGATATAACAAGTTTCTCAGGCCCAATTTTGGTG GAGAACCTGTTCAGATAGCACTGACTCTGGACATTGCAAGTATTTCCAGTATTTCAGAGAGTAACATG GACTACACAGCCACCATATACCTCAGACAGCGCTGGACGGACCAGCGGCTGGTGTTCGAAGGCAACAAGAGCTTCACTCTGGATGCACGCCTAGTGGAGTTCCTCTGGGTGCCAGACACTTACATCGTGGAGTCCAAAAAGTCCTTCCTCCATGAAGTCACTGTGGGAAACAGGCTCATCCGCCTCTTCTCCAATGGCACAGTCCTGTATGCTCTCAG aatCACAACAACTGTTGCATGTAACATGGACCTGTCTAAATACCCCATGGACACACAGACATGCAAGTTGCAACTAGAAAGCT GGGGCTATGATGGGAATGACGTGGAGTTCAGCTGGCTGAGAGGGAATGACTCTGTGCGCGGGCTGGAGAACCTGCGGCTTGCTCAGTACACCATACAACAATATTTCACATTAGCTACCAGATCGCAGCAGGAAACAG GAAATTATACACGATTGGTCTTGCAATTTGAGCTTCAGAGGAATGTCctgtatttcattttggaaacCTATGTTCCTTCCACTTTCCTGGTGGTGTTATCCTGGGTTTCGTTTTGGATCTCCCTTGATTCAGTTCCTGCAAGAACCTGCATTG GGGAAGGCAAAGGAAGTGGAAGAAGTCAACATCACTAA
- the GABRP gene encoding gamma-aminobutyric acid receptor subunit pi isoform X1 produces MRHSLHLTFMCLSLLTGRMCIQGNQFNIKASRSDKLSLPGFENLTAGYNKFLRPNFGGEPVQIALTLDIASISSISESNMDYTATIYLRQRWTDQRLVFEGNKSFTLDARLVEFLWVPDTYIVESKKSFLHEVTVGNRLIRLFSNGTVLYALRITTTVACNMDLSKYPMDTQTCKLQLESWGYDGNDVEFSWLRGNDSVRGLENLRLAQYTIQQYFTLATRSQQETGNYTRLVLQFELQRNVLYFILETYVPSTFLVVLSWVSFWISLDSVPARTCIGVTTVLSMTTLMIGSRTSLPNTNCFIKAIDVYLGICFSFVFGALLEYAVAHYSSLQQKAAKDRGKAKEVEEVNITNIINSSISSFKRKISLASIEISSDNVDYSDLTMKTSDKFKFIFRDKMGRIVDYFTIQNPSNVDRYSKLLFPLIFMLANVFYWAYYMYF; encoded by the exons ATGAGGCACAGTCTCCACTTGACCTTCATGTGTCTGAGTCTCCTCACTGGAAG gatGTGTATCCAGGGGAATCAGTTTAACATCAAGGCCAGCAGAAGTGACAAGCTGTCCCTGCCTGGCTTTGAGAATCTCACAGCAGGATATAACAAGTTTCTCAGGCCCAATTTTGGTG GAGAACCTGTTCAGATAGCACTGACTCTGGACATTGCAAGTATTTCCAGTATTTCAGAGAGTAACATG GACTACACAGCCACCATATACCTCAGACAGCGCTGGACGGACCAGCGGCTGGTGTTCGAAGGCAACAAGAGCTTCACTCTGGATGCACGCCTAGTGGAGTTCCTCTGGGTGCCAGACACTTACATCGTGGAGTCCAAAAAGTCCTTCCTCCATGAAGTCACTGTGGGAAACAGGCTCATCCGCCTCTTCTCCAATGGCACAGTCCTGTATGCTCTCAG aatCACAACAACTGTTGCATGTAACATGGACCTGTCTAAATACCCCATGGACACACAGACATGCAAGTTGCAACTAGAAAGCT GGGGCTATGATGGGAATGACGTGGAGTTCAGCTGGCTGAGAGGGAATGACTCTGTGCGCGGGCTGGAGAACCTGCGGCTTGCTCAGTACACCATACAACAATATTTCACATTAGCTACCAGATCGCAGCAGGAAACAG GAAATTATACACGATTGGTCTTGCAATTTGAGCTTCAGAGGAATGTCctgtatttcattttggaaacCTATGTTCCTTCCACTTTCCTGGTGGTGTTATCCTGGGTTTCGTTTTGGATCTCCCTTGATTCAGTTCCTGCAAGAACCTGCATTG GAGTGACCACTGTATTGTCAATGACCACACTGATGATTGGGTCCCGCACTTCTCTTCCGAACACCAACTGCTTCATAAAGGCCATTGACGTGTACCTGGGGATCTGCTTTAGCTTCGTGTTTGGGGCCCTCCTGGAATACGCAGTTGCCCACTACAGCTCCCTACAGCAGAAGGCAGCCAAAGATAGG GGGAAGGCAAAGGAAGTGGAAGAAGTCAACATCACTAACATCATCAACAGCTCCATCTCCAGCTTTAAACGGAAGATCAGCTTGGCCAGCATTGAAATTTCCAGCGATAACGTTGACTACAGTGACCTGACAATGAAAACTAGTGACAAGTTCAAGTTTATCTTCCGAGATAAGATGGGCAGGATTGTTGATTATTTCACAATTCAAAACCCCAGTAATGTTGATCGATATTCCAAACTCctatttcctttgatttttatgCTAGCCAATGTATTTTACTGGGCATACTACATGTATTTTTGA